GGTCAGCACTTTCAGGGGCAGGTGGTATTCGGCGCACGCTCGTCCGAGGTAGTGCGCTGCCAGCAGCAGGATATCGCCGCCGCGCTCCCGCAGCGGTGGCATGAAAAGCGTCATGGCCGCCAGCCGGTGGTAGAGGTCCTCGCGAAAGGCGCCCTCGCGCGTGGCCGTGGCCAGGTCGATGTTGGTGGCGGCGATGACCCAGAGATCCACTACCTCGACGCGCGTACTCCCGAGCCGCCGGACCCCCCGCTCCTCCACCACCTTGAGGAGCTTCGCCTGAAAGGTCCTGGGCAGCAGCCCCACCTCGTCCAGGAAGATCGAGCCGCCGCTGGCAGCATGGAAGAGGCCGAGCTTGGGTTGCTTTGCGTCGGTGAAGGCGCCACGCTCGAATCCGAAGAGCTCAGCTTCCAGCAGGGTCTCCGGGATGGCCAGGCAATCTGCGTCGATGAACGGCTGGCTCGACCGCGCGCTCGCATTGTGGACAGCCCGTGCGAGGAGGCCCTTGCCTGTCCCCGTCTCACCCTGGATGAGCAGCGTCGGCAATCGCCGTGACGGCGACTGCCGACGCAGGAGGTGGGTAATCTGCTCGCGCAGCAGGATCATCCCCGGGCTTTCTCCGATCAAATCCTGTATGCCAACACCACGGGGATCCAGGAACCGCCCATGCTCGATCGCAGCCATCTCTCCTCCTCCGGCTTGTCCGCACTTAGGCCACACGGGAGCACGCCCGTCCAAGGCGGGGGCCGAGTCTATTCGATAGTTCGCCAGTCTTCAATGGCCACCGACGAATCCCGGGCGATTCAGACGAATTGCTGGCGTTTGTGACGAAAATCCAGCGACCGCTTCGGGATTCAATTCTTGTCGTGGCAGGCTGCGGCACCAAAAGCGGAGCCCAGTGGCCCGAGCCGCATACTCGTCCGCAAATGTTTGCACTGTGAATGTCGCTTCAGTTTACAAAACACCATGATCGTCGAGTGAGGACCGTGCTCAAGGCAGTCGGAAAGTCTTACGTTCTCGGAAGATCTCTCTATTCACGAAGCTGAACTAATGAATTCAAATAAGGTCTTCGACATGGCGCGTTGTTTGCTTTATGTGAAGGCTCGTGAACATAAACCGCAACTTCGAGGGCACGGGACCATGCACCGCGAGCCGATGAAGAAGCGGTTCGTGCTGGTGGTGGAGACCGACCCGATCGCCCGACGACATCTGACCAGCCTCCTGGAGACCTGGGGATACGAGCCGGTCGTGACAGGCTCGGTGGACGAATCGCTTGCCGTCCTTGCCCACAGCCACTTCCTCTTCAGCCTGCTCGACCTGGACCTCGACGGCGCCGACGGGAACGAGCTCCTCAAGCGGCTCCGGGTCCAGGGGGGCGACCCCGGCGCGATCATCGTTATCACCAACGGAACCGGGCTCCACGGCGCCGCCGAAGCGGCGGCCCTGGGCGCCGACGACTTCGTCCAGAAGCCGTTCACCCCGGAGGAGCTCGACAACGCCATCAAGAACGGGCTGGCCCGGCCGCGCCGGGGCTGGGGGCGCGCGGTCGAGGACGACCCGCACCGCAGGCTCCAGGAGGAGATCTCCCTCTGGAGCAGTGCCGGGATGCAGGAGGTCCGGCACATCATCGGCCAGGCGGCGCGCGCGGACGTCACGGTCCTCATCTGCGGTGAGACGGGCACCGGCAAGGACCTGGTGGCTCGGAGCATTCACCAGGTGGGGGTCCGGCAGGACGGCCCCTTCGTCAAGGTCAACTGCGCGGCGGTGCCCCGGGAACTGCTCGAGAGCGAGCTGTTCGGCCACGAACGCGGGGCCTTCACCGGGGCCCACCAGCTCAAGATCGGCAAGTTCGAGTCGGCCGACCGCGGCACCATCTTCCTCGACGAGATCAGCGATCTCCACCCGGCCCTGCAGGGCAAGCTGCTCCACGTGCTGCAGGATGGGCAGTTCTCTCGGGTCGGGGGCCGCTCGATCATCAAGGTGGACGTGCGCGTGCTCGCCGCAACCAACCAGAACCTGGAGCAGGCCGTCGCCGCGGGGCAGTTCCGGGAGGATCTCTACTACCGCCTGAATGTCATCCAGATCGTCGTCCCCCCGCTGAGGGACCGTCTGGAGGAGATTCCGGCCCTGGTCCAGTACTTCGTGCGGCGCTACGCCCGGCTCTTCCAGCAGGAGGGGTTCACGCTGCCGCCCGAGACCATGGAGCGGCTAATGCGGCACCGGTACCCGGGCAATATCCGGGAGCTGGAGAACTCGGTGAAGCGAATGATCGTCCTCGGTGACTCGCTGCTGACCAAGAGCCCGATGTTTAGCGGCCTGGGGAGCGACGAAGCCGACAGACCCATCCCCGCGGCCAAGCCCGGTACCGTCTCGCTCAAGGCCGTTTCCAAAAGGGCGGCGATGGCGGCCGAGCGGGAGGCCATCCTCCGCGCTCTCGAGCAGACCCGGTGGAACCGTCTGCAGGCGGCCAAGCTCCTCAACATCAGCTACCGGGCCCTGCTCTACAAGATCAAGGACGCCGCGCTCGACCGCGAGCGCCTACCCTCGAGCGGGCCATGACGGACGACCTCACGCGTATCGTCGAGGAAGACAAGCCCCAGAAGGGCGTCGCGGTCGAACGCCTGCGCGCAGCCTGGGGACGGCGGAAGTGGCTCGCCGTGCTTGTCTTCGCCTTCCCGTTTGCAGCCGCGGCGAGCGTGATCTTCTCCTTGCCAACCTTCTACCGCTCCACGGCCGTGGTCCTGGTCGAGCGGCAGCAGGTCCCCGAGGCCTTCGTCCAGGCCACGGTGACGAGCGAACTCGAGACCCGGCTGCACACCATCAGCCAGGATATCCTCAGCCGCTCGCGGCTCGAGGCCCTGATCACCCGGTTCGGCCTCTATCCCGGCCTGCGCAAACAGGACCCAACTGAAGAAATCGTCGAGCGGATGCGCAAAGACATCAAGCTCGAGCTGAAGACGACTAACACCAGGGGACGTCCGAGCGCCACGACCGCCTTCGCGCTCTCCTACCGGGGGCCGGACCCACTAACGGTTGCGCTCGTCACCAACACCCTCGCGTCCTTCTACATCGAGGAGAACCTCAAGCTCCGCGAGCGTCAGTCCACAGGCACGGCAGACTTTCTCACGGTGCAGCGCGGCGAGGCGCGGAAGCGCCTGGACGAGCTCGAGGCGCGCGTTAGCGAATTCAGGCGCCGCTACCTGGGCGAGCTGCCCCAGCAGATGCCGGCCAACCTGGCCACCCTCGAGGCGCTCCATGCCCAGCTCCGGCTCAACAGCGACAACCAGCTCCGCGCCGGCGAGCGACGGGAGAACCTCAACGCTCAGCTCGCCGAGGCGGCCTCCATGCCCCAGCTATTCGGCGCCCAGCCGGGCTCCGCGCCCGGCACTCAGCCGATCTACGAGACCAGGGCCCAGCGGCTGGGCCGGCTCAAGCTTGACCTGACGACCGCGCTCGCCAACTACACGGAGGCGCACCCCACGGTGATGCGGCTCAGGCGGGAGATCCAGGCGCTGGAGCGCGCCACGGACGAGCCCGCGGCCAAGGATGCCGGGTCGGCCCTGCCCGCCACCCCGTACACTCTCCGCCTCAAGGAGGCTCTCCAGTCAGCCGAGGCCGAGATCAAGATTCTCAAGGCCGAGCAGCAGCGGCTCCGGACTGGAATCGCGGCTTACCAGGCCAGGGTCGAGAACTCGCCTCGGCGCGAGCAGGAGTTCCAGGAGGTTTCGCGGGACTACGACACGACGAAGCAGCTCTACGAGTCGCTCGGGAAGCGACAGGAGGCGGCACAGCTCGCCGAGAGCATGGAGCAACGG
This genomic window from Candidatus Rokuibacteriota bacterium contains:
- a CDS encoding sigma-54 dependent transcriptional regulator; translated protein: MHREPMKKRFVLVVETDPIARRHLTSLLETWGYEPVVTGSVDESLAVLAHSHFLFSLLDLDLDGADGNELLKRLRVQGGDPGAIIVITNGTGLHGAAEAAALGADDFVQKPFTPEELDNAIKNGLARPRRGWGRAVEDDPHRRLQEEISLWSSAGMQEVRHIIGQAARADVTVLICGETGTGKDLVARSIHQVGVRQDGPFVKVNCAAVPRELLESELFGHERGAFTGAHQLKIGKFESADRGTIFLDEISDLHPALQGKLLHVLQDGQFSRVGGRSIIKVDVRVLAATNQNLEQAVAAGQFREDLYYRLNVIQIVVPPLRDRLEEIPALVQYFVRRYARLFQQEGFTLPPETMERLMRHRYPGNIRELENSVKRMIVLGDSLLTKSPMFSGLGSDEADRPIPAAKPGTVSLKAVSKRAAMAAEREAILRALEQTRWNRLQAAKLLNISYRALLYKIKDAALDRERLPSSGP